In Paralcaligenes sp. KSB-10, the following are encoded in one genomic region:
- the era gene encoding GTPase Era — MNEAFRCGFVAIVGRPNVGKSTLANALIGSKISIVSRKAQTTRHRIHGVLTREREQFVFVDTPGFQTRHGGAMNRMMNRVVTQALADVDAVVHVVEAGKWSAGDAQLVPLLPRDGHTILAVNKIDALADKNEMFAYVGKIMAQFPYTAVVPVSALRGVQLENLLTEIRAFLPEGEPMFEADTLTDRPVRFIVAELVREKIFRLVGDELPYGCTVVIEQWEENEKGVRIGACVIVERESHKPILLGTGGVHMKRIASEARQDMAKLLDKTVYLDVYIKVRKGWSDREGALRELGYE; from the coding sequence ATGAACGAAGCTTTCCGTTGCGGTTTTGTGGCGATAGTGGGTCGGCCCAATGTGGGCAAATCCACATTGGCCAACGCACTGATCGGCAGCAAGATATCGATCGTGTCTCGCAAGGCGCAGACAACGCGCCACCGCATACACGGAGTGCTGACGCGCGAGCGCGAGCAGTTTGTGTTTGTCGACACTCCCGGGTTTCAAACGCGCCATGGCGGAGCCATGAATCGCATGATGAATCGCGTTGTAACCCAGGCCCTGGCCGACGTCGACGCCGTAGTCCATGTGGTTGAAGCGGGCAAGTGGTCGGCCGGCGACGCCCAGCTTGTTCCGTTGCTGCCCAGGGATGGCCACACCATCCTGGCCGTCAACAAGATCGACGCCCTGGCCGACAAAAACGAAATGTTCGCGTATGTCGGCAAAATCATGGCGCAGTTCCCGTATACGGCGGTGGTCCCGGTCAGCGCCTTGCGCGGCGTGCAGCTCGAGAACCTCCTGACCGAGATCCGGGCTTTCCTGCCCGAAGGCGAACCCATGTTCGAGGCCGACACGCTGACCGATCGCCCGGTGCGTTTTATCGTCGCCGAACTGGTGCGTGAAAAGATCTTCCGCCTGGTGGGCGATGAACTGCCATATGGGTGCACGGTCGTTATCGAGCAATGGGAAGAAAACGAGAAGGGCGTAAGGATTGGGGCCTGTGTGATCGTGGAACGTGAAAGCCATAAGCCCATATTGCTGGGAACCGGGGGCGTGCACATGAAGCGCATCGCCTCCGAGGCCCGCCAGGACATGGCCAAGTTGCTCGACAAAACGGTTTATCTGGATGTGTATATCAAGGTGCGCAAAGGCTGGTCGGATCGCGAAGGGGCCTTGCGCGAATTAGGGTATGAGTAA